A stretch of the Sulfurimonas sp. HSL-1656 genome encodes the following:
- the lon gene encoding endopeptidase La, translated as MQLDHYASFPTELPVIFEDGLFLYPFMISPLFLKDDENIAAVTHAIEHDSLVIVCPTKEGQEGERTFESIHDAGVIGSIMRKVSLPDGRVKVLFQGLARGKVMEGRAEDPLRVLVDTIDPKAVNEIKMDAILEVVREKVRALSQVSNFFPPDLLRTIEETQEYNRIADLICSTVKLPKQRAYEMFVEADTERRLLLLIDYLIEEIEASKLQREIRTKVNTKMEQINKEYFLKEQLKEIQQELGVDNQREEEIAEYRKQLEGMKEHMGEDAYKEISKQLDRYARLHPDSADAGMIQGYLEWVLEIPFGKYAKKALKIENVESQLDADHFSLEKPKKRIAEFFAVKELMELRGKSAQKGGSAILCFAGPPGVGKTSLANSIATALKRPLVRIALGGLEDVNELRGHRRTYIGAMPGRIIQGIIDAKKMNPVVVLDEIDKVGMSHRGDPTAALLEILDPEQNSHFRDYFVNFDLDLSQVIFIATANDVGRIPAPLRDRMEFIGVSSYTPQEKYEIAKRYLLPQELKKHGLKKQEVTVSASAMKELIHSYTREAGVRNLRRRIADIARKSAKMILEDPSLTKVSVSLKNLKEFMDKTVFEIEKTDNVNRVGVVNGLAWTAVGGDVLKIETIRIKGKGQMQLTGSLGEVMKESARIAMSVVKTLIDNGKVKVDHAIIPKTFKEQEEQTALDASEVYKRYDLHIHVPDGATPKDGPSAGIAMSTAIASILSNKAVRAGIAMTGEVSLSGNVLPIGGLKEKLIAAHKAGMHTALIPKKNYDRDLDEIPDEVKEVVTIVPVERIEEVIKLTLLPE; from the coding sequence ATGCAATTGGATCATTATGCAAGTTTCCCGACCGAACTGCCGGTCATCTTTGAAGACGGGCTGTTCCTCTACCCGTTTATGATCTCCCCGCTGTTTCTCAAAGACGACGAGAACATCGCGGCCGTCACCCATGCGATCGAACACGACTCCCTGGTCATCGTCTGTCCGACAAAAGAGGGGCAGGAGGGCGAACGCACCTTCGAGAGCATTCATGACGCCGGGGTGATCGGTTCCATTATGCGCAAGGTCTCCCTGCCCGACGGCCGGGTGAAGGTCCTTTTCCAGGGGCTGGCACGGGGCAAAGTGATGGAAGGGCGTGCGGAAGATCCGCTGCGCGTCCTGGTCGACACCATCGACCCCAAGGCGGTCAACGAGATCAAGATGGACGCGATCCTGGAGGTTGTGCGCGAAAAGGTACGTGCCCTGTCGCAGGTGAGCAACTTCTTTCCGCCGGACCTGCTGCGCACCATCGAGGAGACCCAGGAGTACAACCGCATCGCCGATCTGATCTGCAGCACGGTCAAGCTGCCGAAACAGCGCGCCTACGAGATGTTCGTCGAGGCGGATACCGAGCGGCGCCTGCTGCTGCTCATTGACTACCTGATCGAAGAGATCGAGGCGAGCAAGCTGCAGCGCGAGATCCGCACCAAAGTCAATACGAAGATGGAGCAGATCAACAAGGAGTACTTCCTCAAGGAGCAGCTCAAAGAGATCCAGCAGGAGCTGGGCGTCGACAACCAGCGCGAAGAAGAGATCGCCGAGTACCGCAAACAGCTCGAAGGGATGAAGGAGCATATGGGCGAGGACGCCTATAAAGAGATCTCCAAGCAGCTCGACCGCTATGCGCGGCTGCACCCCGACTCCGCCGATGCGGGGATGATCCAGGGGTACCTGGAGTGGGTGCTGGAGATCCCGTTTGGCAAGTACGCCAAAAAAGCCCTCAAGATCGAGAACGTCGAGTCCCAGCTCGATGCGGACCACTTCTCCCTGGAGAAACCGAAGAAGCGCATTGCCGAGTTCTTTGCCGTCAAGGAGCTGATGGAGCTGCGCGGCAAGAGCGCGCAGAAGGGCGGCAGCGCGATCCTCTGTTTTGCGGGCCCTCCGGGTGTGGGAAAAACCTCTCTGGCCAACTCCATCGCCACGGCGCTCAAACGGCCGCTGGTGCGGATCGCCCTGGGCGGGCTTGAAGACGTCAACGAACTGCGCGGGCACCGCCGTACCTATATCGGCGCGATGCCGGGCCGGATCATCCAGGGGATCATCGATGCGAAAAAGATGAACCCCGTCGTCGTCCTCGACGAGATCGACAAGGTCGGCATGTCCCACCGCGGCGACCCGACGGCGGCCCTGCTCGAGATCCTCGACCCCGAGCAGAACAGCCACTTCCGCGACTACTTCGTCAACTTCGACCTGGACCTGAGCCAGGTGATCTTCATCGCGACGGCGAACGACGTCGGCCGGATTCCCGCGCCGCTGCGCGACCGGATGGAGTTTATCGGGGTGAGCAGCTACACGCCCCAGGAGAAGTACGAGATCGCCAAACGCTACCTGCTGCCGCAGGAGCTGAAAAAACACGGCCTGAAAAAACAGGAAGTGACGGTGTCGGCATCGGCGATGAAAGAGCTGATCCACAGCTACACCCGCGAGGCCGGTGTACGTAACCTGCGCCGCCGCATTGCCGATATCGCCCGTAAATCGGCGAAGATGATCCTGGAAGATCCGTCGCTGACGAAGGTTTCGGTATCGCTCAAGAATCTCAAGGAGTTCATGGACAAGACCGTCTTCGAAATCGAGAAGACGGACAACGTCAACCGTGTCGGCGTCGTCAACGGTCTGGCCTGGACCGCCGTCGGCGGGGACGTGCTCAAGATCGAGACGATCCGGATCAAGGGCAAGGGGCAGATGCAGCTCACCGGCAGCCTCGGCGAGGTGATGAAAGAGTCGGCGCGCATCGCGATGAGCGTCGTCAAAACCCTCATCGACAACGGGAAGGTCAAAGTCGACCACGCCATCATCCCGAAGACGTTCAAAGAGCAGGAGGAGCAGACGGCGCTCGATGCCAGCGAGGTCTACAAGCGCTATGACCTGCACATCCACGTCCCTGACGGTGCGACGCCCAAAGACGGCCCGAGTGCGGGGATCGCGATGAGCACGGCGATCGCCTCCATCCTGAGCAACAAGGCGGTCCGCGCGGGGATCGCGATGACGGGCGAGGTGTCGCTCAGCGGCAACGTCCTGCCCATCGGCGGTCTCAAAGAGAAACTGATCGCCGCGCACAAGGCGGGCATGCACACGGCGCTCATCCCGAAAAAGAACTATGACCGCGACCTCGACGAGATCCCCGATGAGGTCAAAGAGGTGGTGACTATAGTGCCGGTCGAACGGATCGAAGAGGTAATCAAACTGACCCTCCTGCCGGAGTAA
- a CDS encoding DEAD/DEAH box helicase has translation MQTPPIETLDDTAVPTASFDDFGLRDEILQSIRYAGFKVPSPIQQQAIPLVLEGRDVVGQAHTGTGKTAAFGLPTLSQMSLDRGVEALIIVPTRELANQVSDELFKYGKKLGIHTVTVYGGSSYNRQIGLIERGAQVVIATPGRLKDILERNMLSDFAPSTVILDEADEMLDMGFLDDINTIFDFLPTDRQTLLFSATMPKPIKALAERILVNPAFVSITQEETTNKDIAQQYYVIEENERDDAIIRLLDAEELEKTIVFCRTKREVDRLSNVLSSVGYNAKGLHGDMEQRQRESVIRGLKENAIDILVATDVAARGIHINDVSHVINYHIPFDPESYVHRIGRTGRAGQKGVAITLVTPLEFKELQRIRKIVGTQMAHSYIPTKQQVQSKQMSRLVDEIEKQKIYEEATELFNALCDDMDQTQIAYKLISMLMKNTNVKGPQSIGVPKQRLDKIMEAMERNDRGGRRQGGKPRRNGGYNNRRRQDGDRNRGDRNRGGRRS, from the coding sequence ATGCAGACACCACCCATCGAAACACTCGACGATACCGCCGTACCGACGGCCTCCTTTGACGACTTCGGTCTTCGCGACGAGATCCTCCAGAGCATCCGCTACGCCGGTTTCAAAGTCCCCAGCCCGATTCAGCAGCAGGCCATCCCCCTCGTCCTCGAGGGGCGCGACGTCGTCGGCCAGGCCCATACCGGGACCGGGAAAACGGCGGCTTTCGGTCTTCCGACCCTGAGCCAGATGAGCCTCGACCGCGGCGTTGAGGCGCTCATTATCGTCCCGACGCGTGAACTCGCCAACCAGGTCAGCGACGAGCTCTTCAAATACGGCAAGAAGCTCGGTATTCACACCGTCACCGTCTACGGCGGCAGCTCCTACAACCGCCAGATCGGCCTGATCGAACGCGGCGCGCAGGTTGTCATCGCGACCCCGGGCCGCCTCAAAGACATCCTCGAACGCAACATGCTCAGCGATTTCGCCCCCTCCACCGTCATTCTTGACGAAGCGGACGAGATGCTCGACATGGGCTTCCTCGACGACATCAACACGATCTTCGACTTCCTGCCGACGGACCGCCAGACCCTGCTCTTTTCGGCCACGATGCCCAAACCGATCAAGGCCCTCGCCGAACGTATCCTCGTCAATCCGGCTTTTGTCTCCATCACCCAGGAGGAGACGACGAACAAGGACATCGCGCAGCAGTATTACGTCATCGAGGAGAATGAGCGCGACGACGCGATCATCCGCCTGCTCGACGCCGAAGAGCTGGAAAAGACCATCGTCTTCTGCCGTACCAAGCGCGAAGTCGACCGTCTTTCCAACGTCCTCTCCTCCGTCGGCTACAACGCCAAGGGGCTTCACGGCGACATGGAACAGCGCCAGCGCGAATCCGTCATCAGGGGTCTCAAAGAGAATGCAATTGACATTCTTGTCGCCACCGACGTTGCGGCGCGCGGTATCCACATCAACGACGTCAGCCACGTCATCAACTACCATATCCCCTTCGATCCGGAGAGCTACGTCCACCGTATCGGCCGGACGGGACGTGCAGGCCAGAAAGGGGTCGCCATTACCCTGGTAACGCCGCTGGAGTTCAAAGAGCTGCAGCGTATCCGCAAGATCGTCGGCACCCAGATGGCCCACTCCTACATCCCGACAAAACAGCAGGTACAGTCCAAACAGATGTCCCGCCTCGTCGACGAGATCGAAAAGCAGAAGATCTACGAAGAGGCGACCGAACTCTTCAACGCGCTGTGCGATGACATGGACCAGACACAGATCGCCTACAAGCTCATCTCGATGCTGATGAAAAACACAAACGTCAAAGGCCCTCAGTCAATCGGTGTCCCGAAGCAGCGCCTGGACAAAATCATGGAAGCGATGGAGCGCAATGATCGCGGCGGCCGGCGCCAGGGCGGCAAACCGCGCCGCAACGGCGGCTACAATAACCGCCGCCGCCAGGACGGCGACCGCAACCGGGGCGACCGCAACCGCGGCGGACGCCGCTCCTAA
- a CDS encoding type II secretion system F family protein, with protein sequence MVFAYRGLLQDGKKTKGVLEAADLEEAKKRLRSQGIFYTKLDVEKSASVGRLSFSRKKTAGASELSILSRDLSIYIKSGISIVNALKLARNQYAKNKRMTNFLSSIITMLDEGKSFYQALERQKILALPEFYKQSIRVSEESGILQEVLLEMAIFLKEQDRITKQIKSAFAYPAFIIIVSIFMVAFMITFVVPKITGIFDQLDQELPPVTQFVIATGDFFTAHWLGLAVGLVALIGLFTSAMKYNRAFRYAVHLLQLKLPFFGQVVQTSELGRFSYIASVLIRSGVPFAQTINLSANVLHNQVLQRKFSDASDRVVEGSKLSNALLRDGFEIDPSFAQAIALGEETSEVTAILQNLSELYFEENKDKIGLFLSLLEPMLMLLVGGVIGFIVTAMLLPIFSMNIS encoded by the coding sequence ATGGTATTTGCCTATCGGGGCCTGCTGCAAGACGGTAAGAAGACCAAGGGGGTTCTTGAAGCCGCTGACCTGGAGGAGGCGAAAAAGCGTCTCCGTTCCCAGGGCATTTTCTATACCAAGCTCGACGTGGAGAAGAGCGCGTCCGTCGGCCGTCTGAGCTTCTCCCGCAAAAAGACCGCCGGGGCGAGCGAACTCTCCATCCTCAGCCGTGACCTCTCCATCTATATCAAGTCGGGCATCTCCATTGTCAACGCCCTGAAACTGGCCCGGAACCAGTATGCGAAGAACAAGAGGATGACGAACTTCCTCAGCAGCATCATTACGATGCTCGACGAGGGGAAGAGCTTCTACCAGGCCCTGGAGCGCCAGAAGATTCTGGCACTCCCGGAGTTCTACAAACAGTCCATCCGCGTTTCCGAGGAGAGCGGGATCCTGCAGGAGGTCCTGCTGGAGATGGCGATCTTCCTCAAAGAGCAGGATCGTATCACCAAGCAGATCAAAAGCGCATTCGCCTATCCCGCATTCATTATCATCGTCTCGATTTTCATGGTCGCGTTCATGATCACCTTCGTCGTGCCGAAGATCACCGGGATCTTCGATCAGCTCGACCAGGAGCTGCCGCCGGTGACCCAGTTCGTCATCGCGACGGGGGATTTCTTTACCGCGCACTGGCTGGGGCTCGCGGTGGGGCTGGTGGCGCTGATCGGCCTCTTCACCTCGGCGATGAAGTACAACCGCGCCTTCCGCTACGCCGTGCATCTGCTGCAGCTCAAACTTCCCTTTTTCGGGCAGGTCGTTCAGACCTCGGAGCTGGGGCGTTTCTCCTATATCGCGTCGGTGCTGATCCGTTCGGGGGTACCGTTCGCGCAGACGATCAACCTCTCGGCGAACGTGCTGCACAATCAGGTGCTGCAGCGGAAATTTTCGGACGCTTCGGACCGGGTCGTTGAAGGCTCAAAGCTTTCCAATGCGCTGCTGCGGGACGGGTTTGAGATTGATCCGTCTTTTGCCCAGGCGATCGCGCTGGGGGAGGAGACGAGTGAGGTGACGGCGATCCTGCAGAACCTCTCCGAGCTCTATTTCGAAGAGAACAAGGATAAGATCGGGCTTTTCCTTTCGCTGCTGGAACCGATGCTGATGCTGCTGGTGGGCGGGGTGATCGGCTTCATCGTCACCGCGATGCTGCTGCCGATCTTCTCGATGAATATCAGTTAG
- the bamD gene encoding outer membrane protein assembly factor BamD: protein MIKKTIATLFTLLLLLGGCTKELDEYNKPAAYWYEKMVAAVSDGNLDKADNYYSSLQSEHIGSLLLPEATMIMAISHLQAEEYLLAEHFLTEYIKRYATPAEREYAEYMKVKAKYMALPNPRRDQGLINEAITEGETFMRRYPRSTYAPVVDTMVTRLYLAEAALNESIAELYDRLDKPKGATFYREKKPQPWIDWNEVDPAQTAWYRSIFEGDGHGSWYAFIIPDTQSVVSRHRYDDSADENRTDMKEE, encoded by the coding sequence ATGATTAAAAAAACGATTGCAACCCTGTTTACGCTGCTGCTCCTGCTGGGCGGCTGTACGAAAGAACTGGACGAATATAACAAGCCGGCCGCGTACTGGTATGAGAAGATGGTCGCGGCCGTTTCCGACGGCAACCTGGACAAAGCGGACAACTACTACAGCTCGCTGCAGAGCGAACATATCGGTTCGCTGCTGCTGCCCGAGGCGACGATGATCATGGCGATCTCGCACCTCCAGGCGGAGGAGTACCTGCTCGCCGAGCACTTCCTGACCGAGTACATCAAGCGCTATGCAACCCCGGCTGAACGCGAATATGCCGAGTATATGAAGGTCAAGGCCAAGTACATGGCACTGCCGAACCCGCGCCGCGACCAGGGGCTGATCAACGAGGCGATCACGGAGGGCGAGACCTTTATGCGCCGCTACCCCCGTTCGACGTATGCACCCGTCGTCGATACGATGGTCACAAGGCTCTATCTGGCCGAAGCGGCCCTGAACGAATCGATCGCCGAACTGTACGACCGGCTGGACAAACCGAAGGGGGCGACTTTCTACCGCGAGAAGAAACCCCAGCCGTGGATCGACTGGAATGAAGTGGACCCGGCGCAGACGGCGTGGTACCGCAGTATTTTCGAAGGCGACGGCCACGGAAGCTGGTACGCCTTCATCATTCCCGACACCCAGAGCGTCGTCTCCCGCCACCGCTATGACGATAGTGCGGATGAAAACCGAACCGATATGAAGGAAGAGTAA
- a CDS encoding prepilin-type N-terminal cleavage/methylation domain-containing protein, giving the protein MPSASSSRRGFTLFELLLVVLLIAVLYGVFINKLSTGKGPADGKDTVTLETLRDYLSRFRPQRGDVTLVCPEPCETCSVFIDGKAVEGADISLFKQEPTVYRRDRYGQFEPYVFLPVRRGETDTVNVCFAFTLRDNDSSSSYIVESGELYYLFEAFGEPVRRFETLDEAAEAYSRKALIPDDKRVYDF; this is encoded by the coding sequence ATGCCGAGTGCATCAAGCAGTAGGAGGGGGTTCACCCTCTTTGAACTGCTGCTGGTCGTCCTGCTGATCGCCGTTTTGTACGGCGTTTTCATCAATAAACTCTCGACGGGCAAAGGCCCGGCCGACGGGAAAGATACCGTGACGCTGGAGACGCTCCGTGACTACCTTTCACGTTTCCGCCCGCAGCGTGGGGATGTGACCCTTGTCTGTCCGGAACCCTGCGAAACGTGCAGCGTTTTCATCGACGGCAAGGCGGTGGAGGGGGCGGATATCAGCCTCTTCAAACAGGAACCCACCGTCTACCGCAGAGACCGGTACGGCCAGTTCGAACCCTACGTCTTTCTGCCGGTGCGCCGGGGGGAGACCGATACGGTGAACGTCTGTTTCGCGTTTACCCTGCGTGACAATGACAGCAGTTCAAGTTACATTGTCGAATCGGGGGAGCTGTATTATCTGTTTGAGGCGTTCGGAGAGCCCGTGCGGCGCTTCGAGACGCTCGACGAAGCGGCGGAGGCCTACAGCCGCAAGGCGCTGATACCCGACGACAAACGGGTCTACGATTTTTAA
- the gspG gene encoding type II secretion system major pseudopilin GspG: protein MQSNRVYRGAARGAFTLMELMIVIIILGLLAALVMPNLIGKSEEAKQKLVCVQMKGIKNALDMFRLDNGTYPDAEEGLEALAKNPDAEKYPNYSGGGYFQDGVLPKDPWKNRYIYVPGEDGINLISLGADRKEGGTAESKDITYAECIKQ, encoded by the coding sequence ATGCAGAGCAATAGAGTCTACCGGGGAGCGGCCCGCGGGGCGTTTACGTTGATGGAGCTGATGATCGTCATCATCATTCTGGGGCTGTTGGCGGCCCTGGTCATGCCGAACCTGATCGGCAAGAGCGAAGAGGCGAAACAGAAGCTCGTCTGCGTCCAGATGAAGGGGATCAAGAACGCCCTGGATATGTTCCGGCTCGATAACGGAACCTACCCCGATGCGGAAGAGGGGCTTGAGGCTCTGGCGAAGAACCCGGATGCGGAGAAGTACCCCAACTACAGCGGGGGCGGCTACTTCCAAGACGGCGTCCTGCCGAAAGATCCCTGGAAAAACCGTTACATCTACGTGCCGGGCGAAGACGGTATCAACCTGATTTCGCTGGGCGCAGACCGTAAAGAGGGCGGAACCGCGGAGAGCAAAGATATCACCTATGCCGAGTGCATCAAGCAGTAG